The Pseudomonas cucumis sequence AAGTAAGGCATTCCCGACTTTTCCAGGACCGCGATGCCCGGCACAGGAGGTCTGTGCTACACGTTTGCAGCCCACACGGGCGGCAATCCCGAAAGAACAAGGAGTCAGCATGAAACGCGTCCTCACCGTACTTGCCTTGCTGATCGTCGTACTCGTCGCCGGGGGCGGCTGGTATGTGTACAGCAAGCAACCGACGCGCCAGGGCCAGGTGGAATTGCAGCACCTGCAAGGTTCGGTGACCGTGCGCTACGACGTGCGCGGCGTGCCGCATATCCGGGCCGAAAACGAAACCGACCTCTACCGAGCCCTCGGCTACGTGCATGCCCAGGACCGACTGTTCCAGATGGAAGCCATGCGGCGCCTGGCCCGTGGTGAGCTGGCCGAAGTCCTCGGCCCGAAACTGATCGACACCGACAAACTGTTTCGCAGCCTGCGCATTCGCGAACGGGCTGAAAGCTATGTGGCCGCGCTGGATCGTCAGTCGCCGGCGTGGAAGGCTCTGCAAGCCTATCTGGATGGCATCAATCAATATCAGGACAGCCACGCTGCGCCGGTAGAGTTCGACGTGCTGGGGATCCCCAAGCGCCCTTTCACCGCCGAAGACAGCATCAGCATCGCCGGCTACATGGCCTACAGCTTTGCCGCGGCGTTTCGCACCGAACCGTTGCTGACTTACGTGCGCGACCAACTGGGCGCCGAGTACCTGAACATCTTCGATCTCGACTGGCAGCCCAAGGGCGTGCTGGCCAAAGGGCGCGCCAACCCTGCGCCGGCCCTTACCGCCAATGACTGGAAGGGTCTGAACGCCCTCGCCCGTTTGAGTGAGCAGGCGCTGGTCGACAATGGCCTGCCGCAATTCGAAGGCAGCAATGCCTGGGTGATTTCCGGCAACCGCAGCAAAAGCGGCAAGCCACTGCTGGCCGGTGACCCGCACATTCGCTTCTCGGCGCCGTCGGTGTGGTACGAAGCGCACCTGTCAGCGCCGGGTTTCGAGCTTTATGGCTACCATCAGGCGCTGGTGCCGTTTGCGTTTCTTGGCCACAACCTGGACTTCGGCTGGAGCCTGACGATGTTCCAGAACGACGATCTGGACCTGATCGCCGAGAAGGTCAACCCGGACAACCCGAACCAGGTCTGGTATCGCGGCCAGTGGGTCGACATGGTCAACACCGAACAACAGATCGCGGTCAAAGGCCAGTCACCGGTCACGCTGACCCTGCGCCAGTCGCCCCACGGCCCGATCATCAACGATGCGCTCGGCACCGCCGCCGGCAAGACGCCGGTCGCCATGTGGTGGGCCTTCCTCGAGACCCCGAATCCGATCCTCGACGGCTTCTACCAGCTCAACCGCGCCGACTCCCTGGCCAAGGCCCGCGCTGCGTCGGCCAAGGTTCAGGCTCCGGGACTGAACATCGTCTACGCCAACGCCAAGGGCGACATCGGTTGGTGGGCCTCGGCGCTGCTGCCCAAGCGCCCGGCCGGGGTGAAGCCCGGGTTCATCCTCGACGGCAGCACCCCTCAGGCGGACAAGGAAGGTTTTTACCCGTTCAGCGCCAACCCACAGGAAGAGAACCCGGCGCGGGGCTATATCGTCTCGGCCAACTTCCAGCCGGTGTCGCCGACCGGTATGGAAATTCCCGGTTACTACAACCTCGCCGATCGCGGTCAGCAGCTCAATCGTCAACTCAGCGACAAGAACGTGAAGTGGGACAACGAGTCCAACCAAAAGCTGCAACTGGGCACCACCACCGACTACGGTCCGCGTTTGCTGGCGCCGTTGCTGCCGGTACTGCGTGAAGTGGTGAGCGATCCCGCCGAGCTCAAACTAGTGGAGCAACTGGCGCAGTGGAGCGGCGATTACCCGCTGGACTCGATCAGCGCCACGCTGTTCAACCAGTTCTTGTTCAATCTCACCGACGCGGCGATGCGCGATGAACTGGGCAATGACTTCTTCGAAACACTGCTCCCGACCCGGGTGATCGATGCCGCACTGCCGCGCCTGGCGGCCTCCGCCGATTCGCCGTGGTGGGACAACCGCAACACCCCCGGCAAGGAAACCCGTGCCGACACGGTCAAGGTTGCCTGGCAAGCGAGCATGGCTCACCTCAAAACCACCCTGGGCGCCGATTCCACACAATGGCAGTGGGGCAAGGCGCATACCTTGACTCACGGCCATCCGCTAGGGATGCAGAAACCGCTGGACCGCATCTTCAACGTCGGGCCATTCGCGGCGCCCGGCACCCACGAAGTGCCGAACAACCTCTCGGCCAAGATCGGCCCGGCGCCGTGGCCTGTGACTTACGGCCCGTCGACACGACGGCTGATCGACTTCGCCGACCCGGCCCACAGCCTGACCATCAACCCGGTCGGCCAGAGCGGAGTGCCGTTCGACAGCCACTATGCCGATCAGGCCGAGGCGTATATCGAAGGGGTTTATTACCAGGCGCATTTCAATGATGAAGAAGTGACGGCCAATACCCGCAGTACGTTGAAGCTGTTGCCGGCGCGGGCTACCCAGTAGATTTTTTGTTGGCCCGGCGGGCCCCATCGCGAGCCTGCTCGCGAAGAGGCCCTGACAAGCAACACAAATTGCCGCTAAACCATCACCGCAAAATTCAACCTGAACTGCTGCGGCGTCACTCCCAGCCTGCGGTTGAACACACTGCGCATGTGCTGGGCATCGCGAAACCCGCACTGGTACGCCACGGTTTTCAGGGGAGCATGAGTGCTTTCGAGCATCACCCGCGCTGCGTCCACCCTCGCCCGTTCGACGAATTCCGCCGGGGTGATTTTCGCCTCCTTGGCAAACACCCGGGAAAAGTTGCGCGTGCTCATGTTGGCGGCGTTGGCCAGATCAGCGATGGTCAAGTCGCCATTGAGGTTGGCCAACACATAGAGCTGGACCAGCGCCACCGCCGAAGTCGGTTCGGCATGGGGCGTGAGAAACGGGCTGAACTGCGATTGCCCGCCCGAACGCTGAGTGAACACCACCAGCCGCTTGGCCACGCTGAGTGCCACGTCCGGCCCGTGATCCCGGGCCAGCAGATACAGCGACAGATCGATCCCTGCAGTGACCCCGGCCGAGGTGTAAAGCTCGCCGTCCTGCACGTATAAGCGATCGGCCTCGACCTGAGTCGATGGGCACAACTGCGCCAGCGCCGCGGCATCGCCCCAGTGGGTGGTGACGGTTCGCCCGTCGAGCAATCCGGCCCGGGCGAGCATGAATGCACCATTGCAGATCGAGCCAAAACGTTGCGCCCGCGCGCAGGCATCGCGCAGCCAGGCATCGAACACCGCGCCAAAATTCATGAACGGCAACTGCGGCCCGCCCGCCACCAACAGCAGGTCATAAGCCTCCAGTGCTTCACTGAAATGCCGGTGGGCATTGAGCGACAAACCATTGGAACACGCCATCACCCCATGCTCGACACCGATCACCTCCAGCCGATAGTGATCCTCCGGGGCCAGGAAACGGTTGGCTTCGGAAAATACATCCATGGGGCCGGTGACGTCGAGCGACTGGACGCCTGGGAACACCACGATGGCAATGGTTTTACTCATGATACGAAACGCCTTCTATGGCACTGGACTGGATGTCAGCTATCACTCGACGTGTAGCAGCTGCCGAGTCTGCGAGGCTGCGTTCGGCTGCGGAGCAGTCGTAAATCCTGCGCACGCGATTCACCTGAAAGACCGCGGTATCTGATTTCACGACTGCTTCGCAGCCGAACGCAGCCTCGCAGGCTCGGCAGCTGCTACAGGGCGGTGTGCTTTCGGGAGATCTGCGCCAACCCTAGCCAATCCAAGCCCAACAAGCGAGGTTGGCGCGATAGGCAGGCTCATTGGCCGGGATCGCAGCCATGGATCGATTGTCCGGTTTCGGCTACGCGAACAGACTGACCCCATCAGCGCCGCCACGGCGTTCCCCTTGAGGACAGCACCATGAGCAGCATCATCGCCGGTATCAACATCCCCGACAGCGCATTGGCCAGGGCCACCACGGAATACATTCGCGACGTCGAGTCCGATCTGCTGTTCCACCACTCTCGCCGGGTGTTTCTGTTCGGTGCCTTGAGCGGTGAGCGCAAGCAATTGGCCTACGACCCGGAGTTGCTGTATGTCGGCGCGATGTTCCATGACTTGGGCCTGGTGGAGGGTCACCGCAGCGATGATGAGCGATTCGAAGTCGACAGTGCCAACGCAGCCAAAGCGTTCCTCAAACCCTATGGTTTGTCTGACGACAATATCGAACAGGTCTGGTTGTCGATTGCCCTGCACACCACACCGGGCGTGCCGCAACACTTGCGTCCCAACGTGGCGCTGGTGACGGCCGGCGTCGAGATGGATGTGCTGGGCATCGACTACGCGGCGTTTTCCACCGTGCAGCGTGAAGCAGTGGTGCATGCGCATCCACGGGGTGAAGGGTTCAAGGAGTGCATTCTGTGTGCGTTCGCCAATGGCTTCAAACATAAGCCGGACAGCACGTTTGGCACCGTAAACGCGGATGTACTGGTGGACAGCGAGCCGGGCTTCAAGCCGATGAACTTCGTCGAGATCATCCGCAAATCACCTTGGGTCGTTTGACCCGATCGTTCCCACGCTCTGCGTGGGAATGCAGCCCGGGAAG is a genomic window containing:
- a CDS encoding penicillin acylase family protein — encoded protein: MKRVLTVLALLIVVLVAGGGWYVYSKQPTRQGQVELQHLQGSVTVRYDVRGVPHIRAENETDLYRALGYVHAQDRLFQMEAMRRLARGELAEVLGPKLIDTDKLFRSLRIRERAESYVAALDRQSPAWKALQAYLDGINQYQDSHAAPVEFDVLGIPKRPFTAEDSISIAGYMAYSFAAAFRTEPLLTYVRDQLGAEYLNIFDLDWQPKGVLAKGRANPAPALTANDWKGLNALARLSEQALVDNGLPQFEGSNAWVISGNRSKSGKPLLAGDPHIRFSAPSVWYEAHLSAPGFELYGYHQALVPFAFLGHNLDFGWSLTMFQNDDLDLIAEKVNPDNPNQVWYRGQWVDMVNTEQQIAVKGQSPVTLTLRQSPHGPIINDALGTAAGKTPVAMWWAFLETPNPILDGFYQLNRADSLAKARAASAKVQAPGLNIVYANAKGDIGWWASALLPKRPAGVKPGFILDGSTPQADKEGFYPFSANPQEENPARGYIVSANFQPVSPTGMEIPGYYNLADRGQQLNRQLSDKNVKWDNESNQKLQLGTTTDYGPRLLAPLLPVLREVVSDPAELKLVEQLAQWSGDYPLDSISATLFNQFLFNLTDAAMRDELGNDFFETLLPTRVIDAALPRLAASADSPWWDNRNTPGKETRADTVKVAWQASMAHLKTTLGADSTQWQWGKAHTLTHGHPLGMQKPLDRIFNVGPFAAPGTHEVPNNLSAKIGPAPWPVTYGPSTRRLIDFADPAHSLTINPVGQSGVPFDSHYADQAEAYIEGVYYQAHFNDEEVTANTRSTLKLLPARATQ
- a CDS encoding GlxA family transcriptional regulator yields the protein MSKTIAIVVFPGVQSLDVTGPMDVFSEANRFLAPEDHYRLEVIGVEHGVMACSNGLSLNAHRHFSEALEAYDLLLVAGGPQLPFMNFGAVFDAWLRDACARAQRFGSICNGAFMLARAGLLDGRTVTTHWGDAAALAQLCPSTQVEADRLYVQDGELYTSAGVTAGIDLSLYLLARDHGPDVALSVAKRLVVFTQRSGGQSQFSPFLTPHAEPTSAVALVQLYVLANLNGDLTIADLANAANMSTRNFSRVFAKEAKITPAEFVERARVDAARVMLESTHAPLKTVAYQCGFRDAQHMRSVFNRRLGVTPQQFRLNFAVMV
- a CDS encoding HD domain-containing protein, which encodes MSSIIAGINIPDSALARATTEYIRDVESDLLFHHSRRVFLFGALSGERKQLAYDPELLYVGAMFHDLGLVEGHRSDDERFEVDSANAAKAFLKPYGLSDDNIEQVWLSIALHTTPGVPQHLRPNVALVTAGVEMDVLGIDYAAFSTVQREAVVHAHPRGEGFKECILCAFANGFKHKPDSTFGTVNADVLVDSEPGFKPMNFVEIIRKSPWVV